The Falco cherrug isolate bFalChe1 chromosome 3, bFalChe1.pri, whole genome shotgun sequence genome segment GCAAAGCAGAGTTTGTTAGAGAAGGCGGAGAGCTCCGACACGGAGGGAGGACGACAGAGAGGAGACACACACACCGCGCAGCCCTtctgccgccgccgcccgcctggCGATGGGAGCGAGCCAGCTCCGCAGCGGCGCGCCCGGAGCAGCCCGCCGAGAGCTCGGCAGCctctgcccccgcccccccaggcgCCGagccccccgccagccccgctcTCCCTTCGGCAGAGGCGGGATGCCGCTCCCGCTGGCCGCGGACAGGGCCCGCCCGCCAGCTCTGGGCGTCGCCGCGGCGGAGACCGCTACCCCCCCCCTCAGGCGCCGAGCGGCCCCGACATGGCCGCCCCTCCCCAGCCGCCCGCCCTCTGGCACGACCCCCTCTTCCCTGGGCCGCGCGGGCACAGACCTGGCCCCTTCCCGGACGGCTCAGCCCGGCTCCCCGGGCGGAACAGGTAAGCGGGTCGAGGGACCGAACGGCCCaaaacacccacacacccccgcCGCTCCCAACCCCCGACAGCCGCCACGACCGCCTCACGCCTGCGGCCAGCGCGCTGCGCGGCGCTTTATAAAGGCCTGCGGCCCGCGGCGCGCCGCCCATTGGCTGCCGCGGAGGGCAAGGCGGGCACGTGACACGGAGGCTCGGCGGCAGCTGCGGGagcgcgggggggcggccggggcgaGGAGGGGGGTGCTGCGCGCGCGCGCATTGGGCAGGGGCGGGAAGGCGCGAACGCGGTGGCGGCGCGGggcccgtgccccccccccccccgcgctgTGTGCCTGAGGGGGGAGCCTGCCCACCTCGCTCCTACCCCTCCTATCCCTCCGCCGCCCCTCGCTCCTCCCTCCGCCGCATCGCCGCGGGGCGGGCCGAAGCTGCCCCTCCGTGAGGGAACCGCCGGTGGGAGGCCGAGCCCCGCCGCTTtcggcagggagggagggaggttgAGGCGCGGCGAGAGCGAGTTCCCCTGCGGTAccccgcgccggg includes the following:
- the LOC129735681 gene encoding uncharacterized protein LOC129735681, producing the protein MGASQLRSGAPGAARRELGSLCPRPPRRRAPRQPRSPFGRGGMPLPLAADRARPPALGVAAAETATPPLRRRAAPTWPPLPSRPPSGTTPSSLGRAGTDLAPSRTAQPGSPGGTESLQAKQAATECRQPGTLSPVLLRKPRLLLPLLARNGLRAMATKKNRPSPEEQHLSFLPVRQEQQPPLFLSLPSVRYNPVPIPRL